A genomic stretch from Edaphobacter aggregans includes:
- a CDS encoding sigma 54-interacting transcriptional regulator, whose translation MPVSSHSQPVTLSESLVSRYEALARIAELIRSHPEEKVLFQTCASELHQVVAFDGLSLFDPAVHWVQWDFLEPYDNALEALAVRDIPKEETVAWWVYQNQRPVVIPSIDRETSFPLVVERLSNLGLRSLYAVPLSTAHRKLGSLVFASHSEDAYSNEDQQFLSLVANQIAVAMDDARAQARLRLLLDITNRIVTKLELRDLLRESVASIRHFMQCDSVGVALPDPEDGELRRYAVDYVGSEEMSVGSASERTKTVFRTGNPLIATKDEVAADPQGAMPNLSLCLYPLIIRERVLGVLGLGSSRENAFTEDDLSFLGQVANQIALAVENALAYGQVSELKDKLAQENVYLESEIRSELHFEDIVGNSEQLRRVLKDIETVAPADSTVLIYGETGTGKELIARALHELSSRKPNAFVKLNCAAIPTGLLESELFGHEKGAFTGAIMQRVGRFELANRGTIFLDEVGEIPLELQPKLLRVLQEREFERLGSTRTIRTDARLIAATNRDLKTMVEEQRFRSDLYYRLNVFPIRVPSLRERKEDIPLLVRHFVKEFSRRNHRVIDTIPSETMQALIRYQWPGNIRELQNVIERAVIISGGPVLNVAVAELTPDVSSPPVPIVTSTKPASHESLQETLEETERNQILRALEDANGVVAGPKGAAARLGVKRSTLQLRMQRLGIRLSRTAVDDRKQTAQ comes from the coding sequence ATGCCTGTATCGAGTCACTCGCAACCGGTCACTCTCAGCGAAAGCCTTGTTTCGCGATACGAGGCGCTCGCCCGCATCGCGGAATTGATCCGGTCTCATCCGGAGGAAAAAGTCTTATTCCAGACCTGCGCGAGCGAACTGCATCAAGTGGTTGCATTCGATGGTCTAAGTTTGTTCGATCCGGCAGTCCATTGGGTCCAGTGGGATTTCCTCGAGCCTTATGACAATGCACTTGAGGCTCTCGCGGTCCGAGATATTCCGAAAGAGGAAACGGTCGCATGGTGGGTGTACCAGAATCAGCGGCCAGTAGTTATTCCGTCCATCGACCGCGAAACAAGTTTTCCCCTTGTGGTCGAGCGGCTTTCCAACTTAGGGCTTCGTTCGCTGTACGCCGTTCCCCTGAGCACGGCACACCGAAAGCTCGGAAGTCTGGTTTTTGCCAGCCACTCTGAAGACGCATACTCCAACGAGGATCAACAATTCTTGTCTTTGGTTGCTAATCAGATCGCCGTGGCAATGGACGATGCTCGTGCGCAGGCTCGTTTGAGGCTGCTCCTGGACATCACCAATCGCATTGTCACCAAGCTGGAGTTGCGCGACCTGCTTCGCGAAAGTGTCGCGAGTATAAGGCACTTCATGCAATGCGACAGCGTCGGCGTGGCTCTGCCCGATCCGGAAGATGGCGAATTACGGCGTTATGCTGTGGATTATGTCGGGTCCGAGGAGATGTCTGTCGGCTCCGCATCCGAGCGGACCAAGACCGTGTTCCGGACGGGCAACCCACTGATCGCGACCAAGGACGAAGTCGCTGCTGATCCCCAGGGCGCGATGCCGAACTTGTCGCTCTGCCTTTATCCGCTGATCATCCGGGAACGCGTGCTCGGCGTGCTCGGTCTTGGCAGTTCGCGAGAGAATGCCTTCACCGAGGATGATCTTTCCTTCCTCGGTCAGGTGGCCAATCAAATCGCTCTCGCCGTTGAAAATGCTCTCGCGTATGGGCAGGTTTCCGAACTCAAAGATAAGCTCGCGCAGGAAAATGTCTATCTCGAATCCGAGATCCGCAGTGAGCTTCATTTTGAGGATATCGTCGGAAACAGCGAGCAGCTGCGCCGGGTTCTGAAAGATATTGAGACGGTAGCGCCCGCAGATTCCACTGTGCTCATTTATGGAGAGACGGGCACCGGGAAAGAGTTGATCGCTCGGGCGCTGCACGAGCTTAGCTCTCGGAAGCCGAACGCCTTTGTGAAGCTGAATTGTGCGGCGATTCCGACGGGGTTGCTCGAGAGCGAGCTGTTCGGCCACGAGAAAGGTGCATTCACTGGCGCCATCATGCAGCGCGTGGGGCGCTTTGAACTGGCGAATCGCGGAACCATTTTCCTGGATGAGGTTGGCGAAATCCCGCTCGAACTGCAGCCAAAGCTCCTACGTGTTCTGCAGGAGCGGGAGTTCGAACGCCTGGGCAGCACGCGCACCATTCGCACTGACGCCCGGTTGATCGCCGCGACGAATCGCGATCTTAAGACCATGGTAGAGGAACAGAGATTCCGATCTGATTTGTATTATCGACTGAATGTCTTCCCCATCCGCGTGCCATCGTTGCGGGAACGAAAAGAAGACATTCCTCTGCTTGTCCGCCACTTCGTCAAGGAATTCAGCCGCCGGAACCATCGGGTGATCGACACCATTCCATCTGAAACCATGCAGGCGTTGATCCGCTATCAATGGCCAGGCAATATTAGAGAGCTTCAAAATGTGATCGAGCGGGCAGTGATTATCTCTGGGGGACCCGTTTTGAATGTGGCCGTCGCCGAACTCACCCCGGATGTGAGTTCTCCTCCAGTTCCTATTGTCACCAGCACCAAACCCGCCTCCCATGAGAGCCTTCAGGAGACGCTGGAAGAGACGGAGCGGAATCAGATTCTGCGTGCCCTGGAAGACGCGAATGGGGTAGTCGCGGGGCCGAAGGGAGCCGCAGCCCGTCTTGGAGTCAAGCGATCGACGCTCCAACTCAGGATGCAGAGGCTTGGAATCCGGCTGTCGCGAACTGCCGTTGATGACCGCAAGCAAACAGCGCAATGA
- a CDS encoding DHA2 family efflux MFS transporter permease subunit has translation MRSPEVASSRGPVRQNLVLGICCMSVLLIAMDVTIVNVALPAIQHDLQASLSGLQWIIDAYTLVIASLLMLSGSMSDRFGRRRVFQIGLTLFVAGSLLCSLAHTIDQLVAYRALQGLGASMLNPVALSIVANVFTEPRARAKAVGVWGAVAGLALALGPLLGGALTQAMGWRSIFWINVPIGIAAVILATVYVPESKAAQARAFDPAGQALVFVGLMTLTYAVIEGPDAGWSSSLIRGLFTAAGAAFIGFLLYEPRRNDPLVDLRFFRSVPFSCATILGLSAFSSFSAFLFLNVLYLQQVRGFSAFHTGLSTLPLALAMMVGSPWSGRLIGRYGTRPSLYAAGTSFLLSTLLMTQLTRGTPLAVLLAAYALFGLGLGMVNPAIANSAVAGMPLAQAGVAAAIASTARQVGAALGVAIAGTVVSSSRAKGSSFTLATHPIWWIMTGCGAIVLFLGWASATAWARESADLAAPELTVGG, from the coding sequence ATGCGCTCGCCTGAGGTCGCGAGCAGCCGCGGGCCTGTTCGGCAGAATCTCGTGCTGGGGATATGCTGCATGAGCGTGCTGCTGATAGCCATGGATGTGACGATCGTCAACGTGGCATTGCCAGCGATTCAGCATGATCTGCAAGCGAGTCTTTCGGGACTGCAATGGATTATCGACGCGTATACGCTGGTGATCGCGAGTCTGCTGATGCTGTCGGGTTCCATGTCCGATCGATTCGGGCGAAGACGGGTGTTTCAGATTGGGCTGACGCTGTTTGTAGCGGGTTCGCTGCTTTGCAGCCTGGCACATACTATTGATCAACTCGTGGCTTATCGTGCGCTGCAGGGTCTGGGCGCTTCCATGCTCAATCCAGTCGCGCTCTCCATCGTTGCGAATGTTTTTACTGAACCCAGGGCGCGGGCGAAGGCGGTGGGTGTGTGGGGCGCGGTGGCGGGGTTGGCACTGGCGCTGGGACCCCTGCTGGGCGGCGCTTTGACGCAGGCAATGGGTTGGCGTTCGATCTTCTGGATCAACGTGCCGATTGGGATTGCGGCTGTCATCTTGGCGACGGTGTATGTGCCGGAGTCGAAGGCCGCGCAGGCGCGGGCCTTCGATCCGGCGGGACAAGCGCTGGTGTTCGTGGGGCTGATGACGTTAACGTATGCGGTCATTGAAGGGCCGGATGCAGGTTGGAGTTCCTCTCTGATCCGTGGGCTGTTTACTGCGGCTGGGGCGGCGTTTATCGGCTTCCTACTCTATGAACCGCGGCGCAACGACCCGCTGGTGGACCTGCGATTCTTTCGCAGCGTGCCGTTCAGCTGCGCTACGATCCTTGGGTTAAGTGCGTTCTCATCGTTCTCGGCTTTCCTGTTTCTGAATGTGCTTTACCTGCAGCAGGTGCGTGGGTTCTCAGCGTTCCATACGGGGCTATCCACGCTGCCGCTGGCGCTGGCGATGATGGTGGGTTCTCCCTGGAGCGGGCGATTAATCGGACGGTATGGTACACGGCCATCGCTCTACGCTGCGGGCACATCCTTTTTGCTTAGTACGTTGCTGATGACACAGCTTACCCGTGGGACCCCTCTGGCTGTGCTGTTGGCGGCTTATGCTTTGTTCGGCCTGGGGCTGGGGATGGTGAATCCGGCGATTGCCAACAGTGCGGTTGCGGGGATGCCTCTAGCGCAGGCGGGTGTGGCCGCGGCGATCGCTTCTACCGCGCGGCAGGTGGGCGCGGCGCTGGGCGTGGCAATTGCAGGGACGGTGGTGAGCTCGAGCCGTGCCAAGGGATCCAGCTTCACGCTGGCGACGCACCCGATCTGGTGGATCATGACGGGATGCGGAGCGATTGTGCTGTTTCTTGGATGGGCTTCTGCGACCGCGTGGGCGCGTGAGAGTGCAGACCTTGCGGCGCCTGAACTCACTGTTGGTGGTTAG
- a CDS encoding isochorismatase family protein, with protein MALSLDSKTTALVLIDLQHGILGMPVQPYSADAVVKVSSKIAKAFREKDAKVVYVRVDLNNLMPLIVDRSRMDPTAGPFPAIASELVPAAGFQESDLLITKRHWSAFGQTEMEDTLKKMGVTTIVLGGVATNFGVESTARHAVAVGFQVVIAEDACSTLETDAHTFAMEKIFPMIGRVGSSQEIINALA; from the coding sequence ATGGCCCTTTCGCTTGATTCGAAAACTACAGCTCTTGTCCTGATCGATCTGCAGCATGGCATTCTGGGCATGCCTGTCCAGCCATATTCCGCCGATGCGGTGGTGAAAGTTTCAAGCAAGATAGCCAAGGCTTTCCGCGAGAAAGATGCCAAGGTTGTCTATGTGCGGGTGGATTTGAACAACCTGATGCCGTTGATTGTGGATCGCTCGCGCATGGATCCAACCGCCGGACCGTTCCCCGCGATTGCCTCTGAGCTAGTGCCTGCGGCTGGGTTTCAGGAGAGTGATCTGCTGATCACGAAGCGCCACTGGAGCGCGTTTGGCCAGACAGAGATGGAGGACACGTTGAAGAAGATGGGCGTGACGACGATTGTGCTGGGCGGTGTGGCAACCAACTTTGGCGTGGAGTCTACGGCGCGGCATGCGGTGGCCGTCGGCTTTCAGGTGGTGATCGCGGAGGATGCGTGCTCCACACTTGAGACTGACGCGCATACGTTTGCGATGGAGAAGATCTTCCCGATGATCGGACGAGTTGGCTCGAGTCAGGAGATCATCAATGCGCTCGCCTGA
- a CDS encoding TetR/AcrR family transcriptional regulator: MPSTSANPRRRPQQNRAEVRRASFLQAAEQLFGTLGYEAVTMTAIAEQAQASIGTLYDYFPDKPTLALALITQYIREAEVHWAKLLQRPPARTKASIADVFIEGILEFANDRIAYLPLLGAPLAYARTKAAREPLRRTIATALQNLKPSLSADRAFLNAQVIVEIIKGMLGVYRQATLKDREAVVTEFKKVMRLYLTDTLA; encoded by the coding sequence ATGCCCTCGACTTCTGCAAATCCAAGACGCCGCCCGCAACAGAACCGGGCCGAGGTCCGTCGCGCCAGCTTCCTCCAGGCCGCCGAGCAACTCTTCGGCACCCTTGGCTACGAGGCCGTCACCATGACCGCCATTGCCGAGCAGGCACAGGCGTCCATCGGCACCCTCTATGACTATTTCCCAGACAAGCCCACCCTTGCCCTCGCCCTCATCACGCAGTACATCCGTGAGGCCGAGGTGCATTGGGCGAAGCTCCTGCAACGCCCACCCGCCCGCACCAAGGCCTCCATAGCGGACGTTTTCATCGAAGGCATCCTCGAATTCGCGAACGACCGCATCGCCTATCTCCCGCTGTTGGGTGCGCCCCTCGCCTACGCCCGCACCAAGGCCGCCCGAGAACCTCTGCGGAGAACCATCGCCACCGCACTCCAGAACCTCAAGCCCAGCCTGTCCGCGGATCGAGCCTTTCTCAATGCCCAGGTCATCGTCGAAATCATCAAAGGCATGCTCGGGGTCTACCGCCAGGCCACGCTGAAAGATAGGGAAGCCGTAGTCACCGAGTTCAAGAAGGTCATGCGCCTCTACCTCACCGATACCCTCGCCTAA